In the Bombus pyrosoma isolate SC7728 linkage group LG15, ASM1482585v1, whole genome shotgun sequence genome, one interval contains:
- the LOC122575464 gene encoding uncharacterized protein LOC122575464, giving the protein MPGVWRLLRMLIYMVVGLKSVGSNSDIWPLERPEGMPAIQSLEVMCGKDHMDVHLSFSQPFEGIVSSKGQHADPRCVYVPPSTGQTFFSFRIAYARCGTKPDMHGQFYENTVVVQYDKDLLEVWDEAKRLRCEWFNDYEKTASKPPMVIADLDVIQLDFRGDNVDCWMEIQHGKGPWAPPVSGIVPLGSTLTLVVAINDYRGEFDMRVKSCVASDGGGHTIQLSDEFGCVLRPKMISRFLKARGSDDRATVITYAFFHAFKFPDALSVHIKCKVEICRHGCLDHCQLSGSVGHYIQERKDQIRPQYPQTTVPPTVHNNEDNSADKSNENVGGGTEQGDGSLYDDIIQDGDEMTSIGGHFLGVEKSVPKAQAQTSNRLPAPVVEIPNEEVHLDDADLSRPFVDPPRMTRYESDQDQFPHGPRNLEGDSSAIPVIPLSSASGRRRRSVVVSDRKIRSADVGVSGLYEVISEADLAFSPDTHAEAVTVFQGRIREEVVYGICLPMPGFSALFIVVALSAVISALVAGAMLHRLQAQREAVDSRKNNRAVHSTNGWLPYGLLRVRCTTRPTHLEQIQQKQTNPVATSPSVERG; this is encoded by the exons ATGCCAGGGGTGTGGAGGTTGCTACGTATGCTGATCTATATG GTGGTTGGCTTGAAGAGCGTTGGTAGCAATAGCGACATTTGGCCGCTAGAAAGGCCAGAGGGAATGCCAGCCATACAATCTCTCGAAGTGATGTGTGGAAAGGATCACATGGATGTACATCTCTCGTTCTCACAACCCTTCGAGGGCATCGTCTCGTCCAAAGGCCAACACGCCGATCCGCGATGCGTCTACGTTCCACCGTCCACTGGCCAgactttcttctcctttcggATAGCCTACGCGAG ATGCGGTACCAAGCCGGATATGCATGGACAGTTCTATGAGAACACTGTTGTCGTTCAGTACGATAAAGATTTGCTCGAAGTCTGGGACGAGGCCAAACGACTGCGATGCGAATGGTTCAACGATTACGAAAAGACTGCTTCGAAACCGCCAATGGTTATCGCAGATCTCGACGTAATACAGTTAGACTTCAGAG GCGACAACGTGGATTGTTGGATGGAAATTCAACATGGCAAGGGACCATGGGCACCTCCGGTTTCCGGAATAGTACCGCTCGGCTCTACTCTCACCCTAGTCGTCGCTATAAACGATTATCGAG GAGAATTCGACATGCGCGTCAAGTCGTGCGTGGCCTCGGACGGCGGTGGACACACGATACAGCTGAGCGACGAGTTCGGATGCGTGCTGAGGCCGAAGATGATCAGCCGATTCTTGAAAGCACGGGGTTCCGACGATCGGGCGACGGTCATCACTTACGCCTTCTTCCACGCGTTCAAGTTCCCGGACGCGTTGAGCGTGCACATCAAGTGCAAG GTTGAGATCTGTCGTCACGGCTGTTTGGATCACTGTCAGCTCAGTGGATCCGTTGGCCACTACATTCAAGAGCGCAAGGATCAGATACGACCGCAATACCCGCAAACCACGGTACCGCCCACCGTTCACAACAACGAGGACAACAGTGCCGACAAGAGTAACGAAAACGTAGGTGGTGGAACCGAGCAAGGTGATGGCTCCCTTTACGACGACATTATTCAAGATGGTGATGAGATGACCTCGATAGGAGGTCATTTCTTGGGGGTCGAGAAATCAGTCCCGAAAGCACAGGCGCAGACAAGCAACCGGCTACCGGCGCCAGTAGTCGAGATACCAAACGAGGAAGTTCATTTGGATGACGCTGATCTTTCAAGACCATTCGTA GATCCTCCACGGATGACACGATACGAGAGTGATCAAGACCAATTCCCGCACGGGCCTCGGAATCTCGAGGGTGACAGCAGCGCGATACCCGTGATACCTCTCTCGTCTGCGAGCGGCAGACGAAGGAGATCGGTCGTGGTATCCGATAGGAAAATCCGCAGCGCCGATGTCGGCGTCAGTGGTTTGTACGAGGTGATCTCCGAAGCCGATCTAGCCTTTAGCCCGGACACACACGCAGAAGCAGTAACGGTCTTTCAAGGTAGAATACGCGAGGAAGTAGTTTATGGTATCTGCCTGCCGATGCCCGGTTTCAGCGCGCTGTTTATCGTCGTGGCGCTTTCTGCAGTCATTTCCGCGCTTGTCGCCGGCGCGATGCTGCATCGGTTGCAAGCGCAACGCGAGGCAGTCGACAGCAGAAAGAACAATAGAGCGGTTCACTCGACCAACGGTTGGCTACCTTACGGATTGCTGCGCGTACGCTGCACGACGAGACCAACTCATCTGGAACAAATTCAACAAAAACAAACGAATCCAGTCGCCACGAGTCCTTCGGTCGAGAGAGGTTGA